The sequence CGCTGACAGCGCTGACCTCGGAGGTGACCTCCTGGGTGCGGATCGGGCCGGAGGCGTCCTCGCCGTCGACGGTGATCGTCGGGGCCGAGGGATCGGTGCCGGAGACGATGACCGGCTTGGCGGCGGCGGTCGCCACCTGCGCGGCGTCCCGCACGTCGATGCCGTTGTTCAGCATCCACCAGGTGATGGCGCGGTACTGGGCGCCGGTGTCCAGGTAGCTCAGGCCGAGCTGGGCGGCGACGGCCTTGGAGGTGCTGGACTTGCCGGTACCGGAGGGGCCGTCGATGGCGACGATCACTGCGGCCGGGGCGGTCCGGACGGCGGCGCTTACGGTTTCCACGGTGGTGGACACCTTCCTGGTGCTCGGGCGGGCTGGACGGGGACGCGTGAACCCGCCCCGCACAAGGTTACCGAGTACCGGGACGGGTCCGACCACCCCTGTGGACAAGCGTGCGACCCGGGGCCCGGCTCCCCGGGGTCACTGCCGGATCGACCAGCCCCGTTCCCGGAGGGCGGCGGCCAGTGCGGGGGCGGAGCTGGGTTCGACCATGAGCTGGACGAGGCCCGCCTGCTGGCCGGTGGCGTGCTCGATGCGCACGTCCTCGATGTTGATCCCGGACCGGCCCGCGTCGGCGAAGATCGTGGCCAGTTCGCCGGGGCGGTCGCTGATGAGGACGGCCACGACCTCGTACGCGGCAGGGCCGGCGCCATGCTTGCCGGGCACCCGGACCCGGCCGGCGTTGCCCCGGCGCAGGACGTCCTGGATGCCCTCGGTGCCCGCGCGCCGCTTGTCCTCGTCGGCGGACTGGAGCCCGCGCAGCGCGGCGACGGTCTCGTCCAGGTCGGCGGCCACCCCGGCGAGGACGTCGGCGACGGGTCCGGGGTTGGCGGACAGGATCTCGACCCACATCCGGGGGTCGGAGGCCGCGATGCGGGTGACGTCCCTGATGCCCTGGCCGCACAGGCGTACGGCGGTCTCGTCGGCGTCCTCCAGCCGGGCGGCGACCATGGACGAGATCAGCTGCGGGGTGTGGGAGACGAGGGCGACGGCCCGGTCGTGGGCGTCGGCGTCCATGACGACCGGGACGGCGCGGCAGAGCGCGATCAGTTCGAGCGCGAGGTTGAGGACCTCGGTGTCGGAGCCCGGGGTCGGGGTGAGGACCCAGGGGCGCCCCTCGAAGAGGTCGGCGGTGGCGGCGAGCGGCCCGGAGCGCTCCTTGCCGGCCATGGGGTGGGAGCCGATGTACGGGGCGAGGTCGGCCCCCATCGCCTCCAGCTCGCGGCGCGGACCGCCCTTGACGCTGGCGACGTCGAGGTAGCCCCGGGCGACGCCGTCGCGCATCGCGGTGGCGAGCACGGCGGCGGTGTGCGCGGGCGGTACGGCGACGATCGCCAGGTCGACGGGGCCCTCGGCCGGCTCGTCCGTACCGGCGCCGAGCGCGGCGGCGGTCCTGGCCGACTCGGGGTCGTGGTCGACGAGGTGGACCCGGACGCCGCGGCTCGCGAGGGCGAGGGCCGCGGAGGTGCCGACGAGGCCGGTTCCGATGACGACGGCGGTTCTCACTGGGCGATGTCCTTGCGCAGGGCGGCGGTGGCGCCGAGGTAGACGTGGCTGATCTCGGCCTTGGCCAGGTACGTCTCGATGTGGGCGAGGATGCGGACCACCCGGGGCATGGCGCCCTCGATGTCCAGCTCCTGGGCGCAGATCAGCGGGACGTCGACGATCCCTATGCCGCGTGCGGCGGCGGCCGGGAAGTCGCTGTGCAGGTCGGGAGTGGCCGTGAACCAGATGCTGATCAGGTCGTCCGCGACGAGTTCGTTCCGTTCCAGGACGGCGGTGAGCAGGGCGCTGACCTGCTCGTCCATGTGTCCGGCCTCGTCCCGCTCCAGCTGGACAGCCCCGCGGACCGCTCGTACCGCCACGTCGTGCTCCTTGCTCGTCCCACCGCTTCGTGTGCTTGTGCTTCAGCGTAGAGGGGCGGCGGGGTCCCCCGCCCGGCCGCCCTTTTTATGAGACGCGCCCGGAGCGGGCCCTCGCGTACCCTCCCCCGCATGATCACTCCCACCGGTGAGGACCTGGTGCGCGGCCACACCGTGTACTCCTGCGTGATGGGCTCGCGCGCCTTCGGTCTCGCGACGGAGGGCAGCGACACCGACCTGCGTGGTGTGTACCTGGCGCCGACCCCGCTGTTCTGGCGCTTCGACAAGCCGCCCACGCATGTCGACGGCCCGGCCGACGAGCAGTTCTCCTGGGAGCTGGAACGCTTCTGCGAGCTGGCGCTGCGGGCCAACCCCAACGTACTGGAGTGCCTGCACTCGCCCCTGGTGGAACGGATCGACGCGACCGGCCGCGAACTCCTCGCCCTGCGCGGGGCGTTCCTCTCCCGCCACGCGCACAAAACGTTCGTACGGTACGCGCTGGGCCAGCGCCGCAAGCTGGAGGCCGACGTCCGCCAGTACGGCGCCCCGCGCTGGAAGCACGCCATGCACCTGCTGCGCCTGCTGACCAGCAGCCGCGAACTGCTGCGCACCGGCGAACTGACGATCGACGTGGGCCCGGCCCGCGAGGTCCTGCTCGCGGTCAAGCGGGGCGAGGTGCCCTGGCCGGAGGTGGAGCGCCGCATGACCCTCCTGGCCACGGAGAACGAGGAGGCGGCCACCGCCTCCCCGCTGCCGCCCGAGCCGGACCGGGCGCGCGTCGAGGACTTCCTGATCCGCACCCGCCGGGCGTCGGCCCTGGCGGCGGACGGGGAAACCTCAGCCGGCTGAGAGCGGGGCGCGCCGGGCGCGCACCACGAGGTCGTGCAGCGCGTCGAAGCCGCCGGGCCGCTCCGGGAGCGCGGAAGCCGCCTGCGCTGCGTCGAGGACCCCGTGCAGCGCCTCGACGTCCCGGGCCACCACCGCCCTCTCGACCCCGTCCGCGCCCCGGTGCTCCGCCTCGGCCTTGGCCGCGATCAGACCGGGGAGATAGGCGGGCGCCGGCACATGGGTGAGAAGCGTCGGCAGATGGGCGAGCACCTCGCCGCCGCGCATCAGATGGATGCCGGTGAGCAGCGCCCGGAAGGTGTAGAGCAGCGGCTTGAGCTCGCCGGTCCGCTCGAAGAGCCGCCACTGGGTGTTGGCGAAACCCCGGTAGTGGTGGGCGTGGTTGCGGGTGAGGACGTCCGGTGCGAGGGAGATCAGTTCGGTGTGCAGCGCGGTCGTGTGCACGACCAGCGGCGAGAGCAACTGCTCCAGCACATAGCCGTTGGGCTTCAGCATCAGCCGGACGAACTTGCGCAGATCATGGGTGACCAGGTCCATCTCCACGCCGTCCCGGTCCCACATCCGCGAACTGGTCTCCTCGGGCTCACGGAGCCCGAGGAGGTCCTCGGCGGGCAGCAGATGGACCCCGCGCAGGTCCACGTCCGAGTCCCGGGACGGGAACCCGTACAGATGAGCCCCGGAGACCGTGGCGAACAGCAGCGGGTGGCGTTCCTCGGCGAGGACCGGGCCGAGGTCGGTGACCGGCAGACCGGCCTCCTGGAGGAGTGTGACGTGCGAAGGCATGGCTCAAGCGTCCCAGAGCGCCCCGAGCGACAGCAGGTCGCTGCGGTACTCGATCCGTTCCGCCCACGCGTCGGGCCAGACCTCGTCCCCCAGGTGCGCGCCGGCCAGCGCGCCGGTCAGACAGGCGATCGAGTCCGAGTCGCCCCGGGTGCAGGCGGCCCGGCGCAGGGCGGTGACGGGGTCGCCGGGGAAGAGCAGGAAGCAGTGCAGGGCCGTGGCGAGGGCCTCCTCGGCGATCCAGCCGTCCCCGGTCCGCTCGCACGGGTCGGTCTCCGGTGACGGGTCGCGCAGGGCGTCCCGGACGGTCTCCAGCGCGGCCAGGCACTCGTCCCAGCCCCGGCTGATGAACGCTTCGGGCGAGGCGTCGTGCGTGTGGCGCCACAGGTCCCCGAGCCACCGGGTGAGGTAACGGTCACGGTTCTCGTACGCGTACGAGCGCAGCTGGCCGATCAGGCCGAGCGGTTCGGCGCCGTGGGCGAGCAGGTACACCGCGTGGGCCGTCAGGTCGGAGGCGGCCAGGGCCGTCGGATGGCCGTGGGTGAGCGCGGACTGGAGCTGGGCCGCTCCGGCGCGCTGTTCGTCGCTGAGGCCGGGGACGAGGCCGATGGGCGCGACGCGCATATTGGCGCCGCAGCCCTTGGAGCCGGTCCGGCTGGCCTCCTGCCAGACACGGTCGCCGTCGAGCAGCTCACACGCCTCCAGGCAGGTGCGGCCGGGGGCGCGGTTGTTGTCGGGCGAGTGGTACCAGGCGACGAACTCGGCGCGCACCGGGTCCACCAGCCGCTCGGGGGTGAGCAGTCCGCCGTCCATGGCGGTGCGGACGCCGCGGCCCAGCGCGAGGGTCATCTGCGTGTCGTCGGTGACGAAGGCGGGCCGCGGCAGTTCCATCTCGCGCCAGGGCCCGCACTTGGCGAGGATCGACGGCACGTCGTTGAACTCGGTCGGGAATCCGAGCGCGTCGCCGAGCGCGAGCCCGGTCAGCGATCCGGTGGCCGCCCTCCGCGTGCGGGTCGTGGTCATGTGTTCCGTCCTTCGGGTCGCAGCAGCGGGGGGTGCAGGGTGGTGGCGTCGCCCGCCCGGTAGAGGGCGGCCGGTTTGCCGCGTCCGCCGGTCCGGCGCGGCGCGCCCTCGGCGGGCTGGACGAAGCCGGGGGTGGCGAGGACCTTGCGGCGGAAGTTGGGGCGGTCCAGCGGGACGCCCCAGACGGTTTCGTAGACCTGCTGGAGCTCGCCCAGGGTGAAGTGCGCCGGGCAGAAGGCGGTGGCCAGGCAGGTGTATTCGAGTTTGGCGCCGATGCGGTCGCGGGCGTCGGTGAGGATGCGGTCGTGGTCGAAGGCGAGGGGGCCGGTCAGGCCCGTGTCCCACCACCGGGCGCCCGCCGCGTCCCCGCCGCCGCGCGGTTCGGGCAGGTCGGGGACGAGGGCCGTGTAGGCGACGGAGACGACGCGCATCCGGGGGTCGCGGTCGGGGTCGCTGTAGGTGCGCAGCTGTTCCAGGTGGAGGCCGGAGACGGTGTCGCCGCTCAGCCCGGTCTCCTCGGCCAGTTCCCGGCGGGCCGCGACGCCCGCGGACTCGCGGGGCAGGACGAAGCCGCCGGGCAGCGCCCAGTGGCCCTTGTACGGGGCCTCGCCGCGTTCGACGAGCAGGACGTGCAGCCGGGAGTCGCGGACCGTGAAGACGGCCAGGTCGACGGTGACGGCGAACGGTTCGAAGGCGTGCGGGTCGTACCCCTCGGGGGCTGCGGCGCTCATCGGTGCTCCGGGAGGGGCGCGGCGAAGTCCCAGCCCTCGGCGAGCAGGGTGTCGACGGCCTCGACCGCGCGGGCCAGGCGCTCCTCGCGGCTGCCGGTCAGTTCGATGAACGGCCGCCCGGTCCGGGTGAGTTCGGCCCGGAACCGGTCGGTCATCCAGGGCCGCAGCTCCTCCCCGTCGCGCAGCCCGTCGTCCTCGAAGGCGACGCCCTCGTGGTCGGTGAGCAGCCACAGGTGGTGGCGGGCCCGGTCCGCGATCCGCTCGACCAGGGGGTTGCGGCCGCCGACGTACCGCTCGTGCCAGACGGTCGTGGCGAAGGAGTCGGTGTCGCAGACGAGCACCGGGGACCCGGTGCCGGCCGCCTCCTCCTCGCGGGCGTTCTGGACCTCGGCGATCAGCGGGAAGTCGTGGGTGGTGAAGGTGACGTCCTCCCACTGGGCCCGGGGCCACCGGGCGCGCAGTTCGGCCAGCTTCTCCTCGCTGAACTCACGCCCGTACTCGGCCACGTACCCCGTGCGCGCCCACACCCCGCCGCGCCGCCGGTAGTGGGCGGCCAGCTCGCGGGCCAGCGTGGTCGTGCCGGTGGACTCGGCGCCCAGGACGACGACGCGGCGGGCGAGCGCCGCCCTGACCGGTGCTTCGAGGAAGTCCCAGCAGCCGGCCGGGTCCGCGCGGACGGCGGTGCCGGAGACCGGGTAGGCGGTGCGGGCGGGGTCGACGCAGACGGACTCGGCGCCGAAGCGGCGGGCCAGTTCGTCCCCGTACGACTCCGAGGTGAAGACGGCGTCCACCCGCTCGGGCACCGCCCCGGTGAAGACCGCCATGTGGGCGTCCCAGATCGCGGGGTCGTGGAGATCCATGCGGGTGTCGTCCACGGCGCCCACCACCGTCACGTCCGGGTGCGCGCGGCGCATCCACTCGACCCGGTCGGCGAGCGGTACGGACTCCACCGACGCGGCGCAGACCAGCACGGTCAGCCGCTCGCAGCGGGCCCGCGCGGTGCGGACGAGGTGGTGGTGGCCGGCGTGCGGCGGGTAGAACTTGCCGAGCACGAGTCCGTGCGGGAAGCGTTTCATGCCAGGGCCTTCGCGGGTCGCGGGGTGAGGGCGGTGAGGTCACGCCGCCAGTTGCGCAGGCCGATCAGGCACAGCGTCAGGAAGCCGGCGTACAGCAGCGAGGTCAGGTAGAGCTCCTTGTACGCGTACAGCGGGATGTACACGATGTCGGCGGCGATCCACAGCCACCACGACTCGACCAGCTTGCGGCACTGTCCGTAGGTCGCCGCCAGGGAGAGCGCGGTGGTCAGGCCGTCCCAGACCGGGACCGTCGAGTCGGTGGCCCGGTCGAGCAGGACGGTCAGCGCGACGGTCCCCACCGCCCCCGCCGTGAGCAGCCAGGTCCACTCGGTGCGGGTCGTGCGCCGCACCGGCAGCGTGTCCGTCCCTGGTCCACCCCCGTGGGTCCAGGTCCACCAGCCGAACGCGGCGAGGGCGATGAAGACGATCTGGAGTCCGGCGTCGGCGTACAGGCCGGACTGGGTGAACAGCAGGATGAAGAAGAGGTTGTTGGCGATGCCGATCGGCCAGTTGGCGAGGTGCTGGCGGGCCACGAGCCAGACGCACAGCGCCCCGCTGCCGAAGCCCAGCACCTCGGTCCAGCTGACCGGGGTGTCCAGGACCGTCACCAGGGGTTGCTGAAGGGGATCGAGTATGTCCGCGAGACTCACGCCCGCCTCCTTAATAGTCACTATGACTATAAAGGTTCGCCCGGTCGTACGAAAGGCCCGCGGCCGGTTCCCTTCCGGAAGAATCCGGGATCGGGACCGGCCGCGGGCCTCTCGAACGCTGGGCGGGTACGGCTACAGGCCGACCTCGCGCATCAGCATGCCCACCTCGGTGTTGGTCAGCCGGCGCAGCCAGCCCGACTTCTGGTCGCCCAGCGCGATCGGCCCGAAGCCCGTCCGCACCAGCCGGTCGACGGGGAAGCCCGCCTCGGCCAGCATCCGGCGGACGATGTGCTTGCGGCCCTCGTGCAGGGTCACCTCGACCAGGTAGTTCTTGCCGGTGTTCTCCACCACGCGGAAGTGGTCGGCGCGGGCGTAGCCGTCCTCCAGCTGGATGCCGTCCTTGAGCCGCTTGCCCAGGTCGCGCGGGAGCGGGCCCTGGACGGCCGCCAGGTAGGTCTTCTTCACGCCGTACCTGGGGTGGGTGAGGCGGTGGGCCAGCTCACCGTGGTTGGTGAGCATGATGATGCCCTCGGTCTCGGTGTCGAGACGGCCCACGTGGAACAGCCGCGTCTCGCGGTTGGTGACGTAGTCGCCGAGGCACTGGCGGCCGTCCGGGTCCTCCATCGAGGCGACGACACCGGCCGGCTTGTTCAGCGCGAAGAACAGGTAGGACTGGGTGGCGACGGTCAGCCCGTCGACCTTGATCTCGTCCTTGTGCACGTCGACGCGCATGCCCTGCTCGACGACGATCTCGCCGTTCACCTCGACCCTGCTCTGGTCGATCAGCTCCTCGCAGGCACGCCGCGAGCCCATGCCGGCGCGGGCGAGGACCTTCTGGAGCCGCTCGCCCTCCTGCTCGGCGCCCGGGTGCGTCTTCGGGGTCCTGATCTCGGGCTTGTTCGCGTACCTGTCGCGGTTGCGCTGCTCGATCTTGGCGTCCAGCTCGCGCGGGCGCGCCGGGGCGCCGTACGGGCCCCGCCGGGCGCCGCCCTTCGAACCGCCCTGCGCGCTCTTCGGGCCGCCCTTGGCACCGCCCCGGGCCGCCGCGCCGCGCCCCTTGCGGACACCGCCCTGGCCGCCGCCGGGCTTGTCGGAGCCCACGTCGTAGCTGCGCTCCTCGGGGCGGGGCCGGCGGGGCCGCTCCTGCCGCTGGTCGTCGCGCTCGGAGCGGGGAGTCCGCGGGTTCGGGTTGCTGTTCCTCCCGGTGCCGCTGTTGTTCCTGCCGCCGCTCCGGCCCCCGCCGCTGCCGCCACTACCGCTGTTCCTGCCGCTGCTTCGCATCAAAAGTCCGTCTTGTCGTCTGCGTGAGTATCCGGGGTGTCCGGTGCGTCCGGATCGAACGACGGCACACCCTCTGGCGTCTCGGCCTCGATCGCCTCCGCCTCGGGGAGGAAGGGCGCGAGCTCCGGGAGCTCATCCAGGCCACGCAGGCCCATCCGCTCCAGAAAGTAGTTCGTCGTCCTGTACAGGATCGCACCTGTTTCGGGTTCCGTGCCCGCCTCCTCCACGAGGCCCCTCTGCAGCAGGGTCCGCATGACCCCGTCACAGTTCACCCCGCGCACCGCGGAGACCCGTGACCTGCTCACCGGCTGCCGGTACGCGACGACCGCGAGGGTCTCCAGCGCGGCCTGGGTCAGCCGGGCGTGCTGGCCGTCCAGGACGAAGCCCTCGACGGCCGCCGCGTAGGCGGGCCGGGTGTAGAAGCGCCAGCCGCCCGCGACCAGCCGGAGGTCGAAGCCCCGGCGCTGCGCGGTGTACTCGTCGGCCAGCTCCCGCAGCGCGGCGGCGACGGCCCGCCTGGGCCGCTCCAGGATCTTGGCGAGGTGTTCCTCGGTCGCGGGCTCGTCCACGACCATGAGGACGGCCTCCAGCGCGGGCTTGAGGTCGAGGCCAGCGACGGCGGAGCCGGTGGGGTCCTGCTCGCTCATGGCGTCACATCCTGCGGGGTATCGGAGGCGTCCGGGGCCTCCTGGTCGAACTCGTCCGTCACGGTGGGCCCGGCCCCGGCTCCCCCGGCCCAGCGCACCAGCAGCTCGCCGAGCGCCACGTCCTGGTCCAGGGCGACGGCCTTCTCCCGGTACAGCTCCAGCAGGGCGAGGAAGCGGGCGACGACGGTCAGGGTGTCCGGCGCGTCCTCGGTGAGCGCCCGGAAGCTGATCTCCCCCGCCTCGCGGACCCGCGCCACCACGATCCCCGCCTGCTCGCGCACGCTGACCAGCGGGGCGTGGATGTGGTCGACGTAGACCTGCGGCCGGGGCCTGGGCTGCATCGCCTTCACAGCCAGCCGGGCGAAGCCCTCCGGGCCGATGCTGATGACGACGTCCGGCAGCAGCTCGGCGTGGTGCGGTTCGAGCCCGACGGTACGGGGGAAGCGGCGGCCCTCCGCTTCGAGGCGGCCGCTGAAGATGTCGGCGACCCGCTTGTACGCGCGGTACTGGAGGAGCCGGGCGAAGAGCAGGTCCCTGGCCTCCAGGAGCGCGAGGTCAGCCTCGTCCTCCACCTCGGCCGCCGGGAGCAGCCGGGCGGCCTTCAGGTCGAGCAGGGTCGCGGCGACCACCAGGAACTCGGTCGTCTGGTCCAGGTCCCAGTCCGGCCCCATCGCCCGGATGTGGGCCATGAACTCGTCGGTGACCTTCGACAGCGCGACCTCGGTCACATCCAGCTTGTGCTTGGAGATCAGCTGGAGCAGCAGGTCGAAGGGCCCCTCGAAGTTCGCGAGCCGCACGGTGAAACGGCCGTCCTCGGGCGCCTCACGGACCTCCCGCGGTGCGGGCGCCTGAGCCGGGGCCGGCGCGGGCGGCTCGTCCACGGGCGCGGGCTCGCGCTCGGGCCCTGTCCCCGGCCCGCGGCCCAGGGGGCGGCGAGCGGTGCGGGCGGGCTCGTGGGGTGTCGGCATGGAGATCCAGGGTGCGGCGGGGACACGGGCGGCGGCGGCCCGTACGGGAGGGGCCGGACCGCTCGGCCGCGGTGGCCCTCCCGGGCAGGCTACCGGCGCCGCGCCGGTCAGCGGCCGCGCAGCCGCCGTACGAGGATGCTCGCGTCGCCGCGCGACTCCAGGTCCGCCAGGACCACGGCGACCGCCTCGCGGACGATCCGCCCGCGGTCGACGGCGAGGCCGTGCTCGCCGCGCAGGACGAGCCGCGCGTGTTCGAGGTCCATCAGCTCCTCGGCGGAGACGTAGACCGTGATCTTCTCGTCGTGGCGCTCCCGGCCGCTGGGCCGGCGGTTCGCCCCGCGTCCGCCGCCGCGTCTGCGCTGCTGCTGCACGACGGGGGCCGGGACCGGCTCCTGCGCGGCGGGCTGCGGGCGGCGCCCGGCCCGCGCGGCGACCGCGACCCGGTCGTTCTCGGCGCCCCGGGCGCGCGAGTCGCCGGCGTCGGTGTCGGCCGCGGCGTGCTCCGGGCGGGCGGGGGCCGGCGTGGCACCGGACTCCGGGGCGGTGTCGCCCGGCGTCTCGGTCCCGGGTTCGTTCTCACCGGCCGGAGCCGGCACCCGGGCCTCGCCGTTCGCCTTGCGCCTCCGCTCCGCGGGCGACGAGGACTGCAGCCCCATCCCCCCGGTCGTACGGAACAGCTCGTCGGCCCCGGGCAGACTCACTCGGCGTGACACCGGGCGAGCACCTCCCTGGCGAGCTGGCGATAGGCGGCGGCACCGACCGAGTTGGAGGCGTACGTGGTAATGGGCTCACCGGCGACCGTGGTCTCCGGGAAGCGGACCGTACGCCCGATGACCGTGTGGTAGACGTGGTCGTCGAAGGCCTCGACGACGCGCGCCAGGACCTCGCGGCTGTGCACCGTGCGGGAGTCGTACATGGTGGCGAGGATGCCGTCGAGCTCCAGCTCGGGGTTGAGCCGCTCCTGGACCTTCTCGATGGTCTCCGTGAGCAGCGCCACACCGCGCAGCGCGAAGAACTCGCACTCGAGCGGCACTATCACCTTGTGCGCGGCGGTCAGCGCGTTCACGGTGAGCAGGCCGAGCGAGGGCTGACAGTCGATCACGATGTAGTCGTAGTCGGCCATGAGCGGCTTCAGGGCGCGCTGGAGCGTGGACTCGCGGGCCACCTCGCTGACGAGCTGCACCTCGGCGGCGGAGAGGTCGATGTTGCTGGGGAGCAGGTCCATGTTGGGGACCGCGGTCTTGAGCAGGACCTCGTCGGCCGCCATGCCCCGCTCCATGAGCAGGTTGTAGACGGTGAGGTCCAGCTCCATCGGGTTGACTCCGAGGCCGACCGAGAGGGCGCCCTGCGGGTCGAAGTCGACGAGCAGGACACGTCGTCCGTACTCCGCGAGTGCCGCGCCCAGATTGATGGTCGACGTGGTCTTGCCGACGCCGCCCTTCTGGTTGCACATCGCGATGATCTTCGCGGGGCCGTGATCGGTCAGCGGGCCCGGGATCGGGAAGTAGGGCAGGGGCCGGCCGGTCGGGCCGATCCGCTCGCGGCGCTGCCGTGCGGCGTCGGGCGCGAGGGTGGCCGCGTACTCCGGGTCGGGCTCGTACTCGGCGTCGGGGTCGTAGAAGTGCCCCTGGGGCGATTCGTCGAAGTCGGCGAGGGGGGCGGTGTTCCGGCCACTCTCGTTGCCGGCCATGGCGTTCACGTGTAGGCCGTCCATCATCTGAGGGGCTGTCGTCATGTGCTGGTGGGTGGCGAAGGTGCGAACAGCGACGGAGCCGACAGCCTCCAGCCCGTTCGGGCTCTGGCCCCGTGCAGGCATCCCTGGATGAACACCCCCGGGAGTAATTGTCGACTCATTCACAAGTCGTCTTACCTCCTTGGACGTGACCAGGAAACTTATCGATAGGTCAGCGTGGCACCATGCCGACGATTGGCGACTCTATGGCGTGTCACCGGTTCGCAGCAACACAATCCGCCGGACCCGGCCCGTTGTGTCGGCAATCGAACGCCCCGCTGTCAAGGGCGCGCAACCCTCCGGGCGTACTTTTCGCGGGTGTACGAAACGGTTAAAGGGTTACGTTCGAGACGAGTTGCTCGGGGGCGCGCGCGGGCCCGGCGTGCGTCCGGCCGGACCTTGACAGCAAGGTCCGGCCGGACGCACGGGGTTGACGAACGCGATTGACCCGTCAGCCGATGAGGGTGCTCAGTTCGACGTGCGCGAGGCCGTGGGCCTCGGCGACCTCGCGGTAAACGACCTGTCCGTCATGGGTGTTGAGGCCCTTGGCGAGCGCGGCGTCCCGGCGCAGCGCCTCCGCCCAGCCCCGGTTCGCCAGCTCCAGGATGTAGGGAAGCGTCGCGTTGGTGAGGGCGTACGTCGAGGTGTTGGGCACCGCGCCGGGCATGTTCGCGACGCAGTAGAAGACCGAGTCGTGAACCATGAAGGTCGGCTCGGCGTGCGTCGTCGGGTGGGAGTCCTCGAAGCAGCCACCCTGATCAATTGCAATGTCGACAAGTACACTTCCGGGCTTCATCCTGGCGACGAGCTCGTTGGTGACCAGCTTCGGAGCCTTGGCGCCGGGGATCAGCACGGCACCGACGACGAGGTCCGCCTCGACGACCGCCTTCTCCAGCTCGAAGGCGTTCGAGACGACCGTCTGCACCTTGGTGCCGAAGATCCGGTCGGCCTCGCGCAGCTTGTTGATGTCCTTGTCGAGCAGCGTGACGTGGAAGCCGAGACCGACGGCGATCTGCGTCGCGTTCCAGCCGGAGACACCGCCGCCGATGACGACGGCCCGGCCGGCCGCCGTGCCGGGCACCCCGCCGGGCAGCACGCCGCGGCCGCCGGCCGAGCGCATCAGGTGGTACGCGCCGACCTGCGGGGCCAGCCGGCCGGCGACCTCGGACATCGGGGCGAGCAGCGGCAGCGCGCGGCTCGACGTCTCGACGGTCTCGTAGGCGATGGCCGTCGTGCCCGACTCCAGCAGCGCGTCCGTGCAGGCGCGGGAGGCGGCGAGGTGCAGGTACGTGAAGAGGGTCTGGCCCTTGCGGAGGCGGTGGTACTCCTCGGCGACCGGCTCCTTGACCTTGAGAACCAGGTCGGCGGCGGCCCAGACCTCGTCGGCGGTGGGGAGGATCTGCGCCCCGGCCCCGACGTACTCCTCGTCCGTGATGGAGGAGCCCGCTCCGGCGTTCTGCTCTACGACGACCTGATGGCCGTGGCGGACGAGTTCATGCACGCCGGCGGGCGTGATCGCCACGCGGAACTCGTTGTTCTTGACTTCGCGGGGGATGCCGACCTTCACGTCGATCACGGTCCTTGGCTCAGAGGGTAATCCGGGCATAGCGATACATTCAGGGTAGATGCACCGCATAGGAAGACACCGCGAACTGACGCGGTAGAGCCAGTTTAATGAAGGGCTTCCCGCTGTCTAGCCTTACAAAGCATTAACTTTCAGTCGATGCACTACGGGTTTCGTAGGCCGGGCTCTCCTCGCCCAGCAATCTGTCCGCCGCGCTCCTGTGCAGCCCCGCGGCCGCCGGGTCCCCGAGACGGTCGAGGGTGTCGGCGAGCCGGAGCTCCAGCGCGGCCTGCAACCGCGTGTCCTCGGCCCGCCGCGCCCACTCCACCGCCTCCCGGCAGGTCCGCAGCGACTCCTGCGGCCGGCCCGCGTACTCCTGCACCCGGGCCATCTCGCTGAGCGCCCGCGCCTGGGCGGGCAGGTCGCCGAGCCTGCGGTGGCCGGCCGCGGCGGCCCGCCAGTTGCGCAGCGCCTCGCCGTACCGTCCGGCGTAGGTGTGGACGGTGCCGAGCCGCCCGTACAGCCGGGCCGCGTCGGCCCGCTCGCCCTGGGTGAGGCGCTGGGCGAGCGCCCGGCCGTACCAGTCGGAGGCCCGGTGGTAGTCCCCCAGTTCGGCGTAGGCGCCGCCCACCGATTCCATGGCCCGCCCGGTGGCGT comes from Streptomyces sp. Mut1 and encodes:
- a CDS encoding AAA family ATPase, with the translated sequence MKRFPHGLVLGKFYPPHAGHHHLVRTARARCERLTVLVCAASVESVPLADRVEWMRRAHPDVTVVGAVDDTRMDLHDPAIWDAHMAVFTGAVPERVDAVFTSESYGDELARRFGAESVCVDPARTAYPVSGTAVRADPAGCWDFLEAPVRAALARRVVVLGAESTGTTTLARELAAHYRRRGGVWARTGYVAEYGREFSEEKLAELRARWPRAQWEDVTFTTHDFPLIAEVQNAREEEAAGTGSPVLVCDTDSFATTVWHERYVGGRNPLVERIADRARHHLWLLTDHEGVAFEDDGLRDGEELRPWMTDRFRAELTRTGRPFIELTGSREERLARAVEAVDTLLAEGWDFAAPLPEHR
- the pnuC gene encoding nicotinamide riboside transporter PnuC; translation: MSLADILDPLQQPLVTVLDTPVSWTEVLGFGSGALCVWLVARQHLANWPIGIANNLFFILLFTQSGLYADAGLQIVFIALAAFGWWTWTHGGGPGTDTLPVRRTTRTEWTWLLTAGAVGTVALTVLLDRATDSTVPVWDGLTTALSLAATYGQCRKLVESWWLWIAADIVYIPLYAYKELYLTSLLYAGFLTLCLIGLRNWRRDLTALTPRPAKALA
- a CDS encoding pseudouridine synthase — its product is MRSSGRNSGSGGSGGGRSGGRNNSGTGRNSNPNPRTPRSERDDQRQERPRRPRPEERSYDVGSDKPGGGQGGVRKGRGAAARGGAKGGPKSAQGGSKGGARRGPYGAPARPRELDAKIEQRNRDRYANKPEIRTPKTHPGAEQEGERLQKVLARAGMGSRRACEELIDQSRVEVNGEIVVEQGMRVDVHKDEIKVDGLTVATQSYLFFALNKPAGVVASMEDPDGRQCLGDYVTNRETRLFHVGRLDTETEGIIMLTNHGELAHRLTHPRYGVKKTYLAAVQGPLPRDLGKRLKDGIQLEDGYARADHFRVVENTGKNYLVEVTLHEGRKHIVRRMLAEAGFPVDRLVRTGFGPIALGDQKSGWLRRLTNTEVGMLMREVGL
- the scpB gene encoding SMC-Scp complex subunit ScpB encodes the protein MSEQDPTGSAVAGLDLKPALEAVLMVVDEPATEEHLAKILERPRRAVAAALRELADEYTAQRRGFDLRLVAGGWRFYTRPAYAAAVEGFVLDGQHARLTQAALETLAVVAYRQPVSRSRVSAVRGVNCDGVMRTLLQRGLVEEAGTEPETGAILYRTTNYFLERMGLRGLDELPELAPFLPEAEAIEAETPEGVPSFDPDAPDTPDTHADDKTDF
- a CDS encoding segregation and condensation protein A; this encodes MPTPHEPARTARRPLGRGPGTGPEREPAPVDEPPAPAPAQAPAPREVREAPEDGRFTVRLANFEGPFDLLLQLISKHKLDVTEVALSKVTDEFMAHIRAMGPDWDLDQTTEFLVVAATLLDLKAARLLPAAEVEDEADLALLEARDLLFARLLQYRAYKRVADIFSGRLEAEGRRFPRTVGLEPHHAELLPDVVISIGPEGFARLAVKAMQPRPRPQVYVDHIHAPLVSVREQAGIVVARVREAGEISFRALTEDAPDTLTVVARFLALLELYREKAVALDQDVALGELLVRWAGGAGAGPTVTDEFDQEAPDASDTPQDVTP
- a CDS encoding ParA family protein — encoded protein: MPARGQSPNGLEAVGSVAVRTFATHQHMTTAPQMMDGLHVNAMAGNESGRNTAPLADFDESPQGHFYDPDAEYEPDPEYAATLAPDAARQRRERIGPTGRPLPYFPIPGPLTDHGPAKIIAMCNQKGGVGKTTSTINLGAALAEYGRRVLLVDFDPQGALSVGLGVNPMELDLTVYNLLMERGMAADEVLLKTAVPNMDLLPSNIDLSAAEVQLVSEVARESTLQRALKPLMADYDYIVIDCQPSLGLLTVNALTAAHKVIVPLECEFFALRGVALLTETIEKVQERLNPELELDGILATMYDSRTVHSREVLARVVEAFDDHVYHTVIGRTVRFPETTVAGEPITTYASNSVGAAAYRQLAREVLARCHAE